In Archaeoglobaceae archaeon, a single window of DNA contains:
- a CDS encoding carbohydrate kinase family protein, whose product MSSVIGFGALNLDKIYRVDKIPGKDEEGFVRSLELSPGGSAANTIVGLARLGIKSGYIGKVGNDSEGRILLEDLKKEGVETQAVIRAEGRSGTAIILVDDAGNRAILVDPGVNDTISYEEIELEFVKKFRVLHLTSFICKNGEDSLKSQKRIVGEFELVSFDPGMPYAERGLKDMLPLLRRTTIFLPNRIEIEKMFGMDYRAAAEECLNLGIEIVVVKLGSEGCWVKTSQKDFSMKPFMVEVVDTTGAGDAFNAGFLYGYLKGKSLEDCAKFGNYVASLCIQHVGARSGLPSKLPESI is encoded by the coding sequence TTGAGTAGTGTAATTGGTTTTGGAGCTTTAAATCTTGACAAGATATACAGAGTTGACAAAATTCCTGGAAAAGACGAAGAGGGTTTTGTTCGTAGTCTCGAGCTCTCTCCAGGTGGTAGCGCTGCGAATACGATTGTCGGACTTGCAAGACTTGGAATAAAAAGTGGGTATATAGGGAAAGTTGGAAACGATTCTGAAGGTCGAATTTTGCTTGAAGACCTTAAAAAAGAGGGAGTGGAAACACAAGCTGTTATCAGGGCTGAAGGCAGAAGTGGAACTGCTATCATCCTGGTAGATGACGCTGGAAACAGAGCAATTTTGGTAGACCCGGGTGTTAATGATACGATAAGCTATGAGGAAATAGAGCTTGAGTTTGTGAAAAAGTTTAGAGTTCTTCATCTCACGTCTTTTATTTGCAAGAATGGGGAAGATTCCCTCAAATCTCAAAAAAGAATCGTTGGGGAATTTGAATTAGTAAGTTTCGATCCCGGAATGCCTTATGCTGAGAGAGGTCTTAAAGATATGCTCCCACTTCTTAGAAGAACCACGATCTTTCTTCCAAACAGAATTGAAATTGAGAAAATGTTTGGAATGGACTACAGAGCTGCAGCCGAGGAATGTCTTAATCTTGGAATTGAAATTGTAGTGGTTAAACTCGGTTCAGAAGGTTGCTGGGTAAAAACAAGTCAGAAGGATTTTTCAATGAAACCCTTTATGGTTGAAGTTGTCGATACCACCGGCGCGGGAGACGCTTTCAACGCTGGATTTCTCTATGGATATCTGAAGGGTAAAAGTTTAGAGGATTGTGCAAAGTTTGGAAACTACGTCGCTTCACTCTGCATACAGCACGTGGGAGCGAGAAGTGGGTTACCTTCGAAACTACCAGAAAGTATCTAA
- a CDS encoding 4Fe-4S binding protein — protein sequence MPAVVDKLKCDGCGTCVDECPVGAIELNDYASVDADICTECGSCVDVCPNEAITLE from the coding sequence ATGCCAGCGGTAGTTGACAAACTAAAATGCGATGGGTGCGGAACTTGCGTTGATGAATGCCCAGTGGGAGCAATAGAGCTAAATGACTACGCAAGCGTCGATGCGGACATTTGCACAGAATGTGGAAGCTGTGTAGATGTTTGCCCAAACGAGGCGATCACGCTTGAGTAG
- a CDS encoding sensor histidine kinase: protein MALKLDLKVYIAIFLLFFSLVPPASIPLLRILNLHEELMIAQFLIILYGVSAIILSCLISTLIFRNAEGEAKRFTKNLTITLFLMLIYFLYLYTSIITRTPLNIMNFLPCILAYFPILGYGVQKLQREMKFITPKKLALPVVVSSALLISILTNPVPQIIALMMFLDLFVVFVFLSLLALYFNTETANYWLMVSLTYLLQFPAKIYLHITEFFTLPAMFYNLSLSILVFYLYDLHGKKVKVLSFDILEEERRKFAQLLDKMNDMKEAFRLMSRALRYDVLKKLQLISGYVEVYELTNQKEYLEKAIKGVKEAGEYIEKIGSLEKTVTTESANLKPIEMRNVVEEIKSNYDIPITIKGSCTALAGDEISLAIENLVENAVRHSGTDRIEIVLSELDGEAEIRVIDYGVGIPKEIKKELFKEGFRYGETAGLGFGLYIVKKIVERYGGKVWVEDTKPRGATFVIRLKTIQTSTHQ from the coding sequence ATGGCTCTGAAACTTGACCTTAAAGTTTACATCGCAATATTTCTGCTCTTCTTCTCCCTCGTGCCGCCAGCTTCGATACCGCTCCTAAGAATTCTGAATCTCCATGAAGAACTAATGATTGCACAATTCTTAATAATACTCTATGGAGTCTCAGCAATCATTCTTTCATGCCTAATTTCAACATTAATATTTCGAAACGCCGAAGGGGAAGCAAAAAGGTTCACCAAAAATCTAACAATAACCCTGTTTTTAATGCTAATCTATTTCCTTTACCTCTACACCTCGATAATCACACGCACCCCTCTAAATATCATGAACTTTCTTCCATGCATCCTGGCCTATTTTCCGATTCTTGGCTACGGTGTCCAAAAACTCCAGCGTGAGATGAAATTTATCACCCCCAAGAAACTTGCATTGCCAGTGGTTGTTTCTTCTGCACTTCTAATATCAATTTTGACAAATCCTGTCCCTCAAATTATTGCCCTGATGATGTTCCTGGACCTCTTCGTTGTTTTTGTATTCTTATCCCTCCTGGCTTTGTATTTCAACACCGAAACCGCCAATTACTGGCTCATGGTGTCACTGACATACCTGCTTCAATTTCCGGCAAAGATTTATCTTCATATTACAGAGTTCTTTACACTCCCAGCAATGTTTTACAACCTCTCTCTTTCAATCTTAGTCTTCTATCTATACGATCTGCATGGCAAAAAGGTAAAGGTTCTCAGCTTTGATATCCTTGAAGAGGAAAGAAGGAAGTTTGCACAACTTCTCGATAAAATGAATGACATGAAAGAAGCTTTCAGACTGATGAGTCGAGCACTTCGCTATGATGTGCTGAAGAAACTCCAGCTGATTTCTGGATACGTAGAAGTTTATGAGTTGACAAATCAAAAGGAATACCTTGAAAAAGCCATAAAAGGTGTAAAGGAAGCTGGAGAATATATAGAAAAGATTGGGTCGTTGGAAAAAACTGTTACAACGGAAAGTGCCAATTTGAAACCAATAGAGATGCGAAATGTCGTAGAAGAGATTAAATCAAATTACGATATCCCAATAACAATAAAAGGATCTTGCACAGCCCTTGCGGGAGATGAGATTTCCTTAGCGATCGAAAACCTTGTAGAGAATGCTGTGAGACACAGCGGGACTGACAGAATAGAGATCGTGCTCAGCGAATTAGATGGGGAAGCAGAGATTAGAGTTATCGACTATGGAGTTGGAATTCCAAAAGAAATCAAGAAAGAGCTGTTTAAGGAAGGTTTCCGCTATGGAGAGACAGCGGGGCTTGGATTTGGGCTTTATATCGTAAAGAAAATAGTTGAGAGATATGGAGGAAAAGTCTGGGTGGAAGATACGAAACCACGTGGAGCTACCTTTGTAATAAGGCTAAAAACTATTCAAACCTCAACGCATCAATAG
- a CDS encoding ABC transporter permease, protein MYFELAKRNLQRAKIRSILAVVGILIGVMAISAIGIFGESLKSAVLENFEDIANELVVSPNYQKGYRYIDEKDIEKIRKIPEVESAMAVKSDYLLVVLKDEKTYTTVYGLREEEVKTLFRVEKGVIDLNKGCVVGKSFAELYELKTGFKILVNGVEFKVAGILEDAGMRYDINPNFAVILSEGSFGKVSSAGYSSVIVRAKEIGAVGKVKEEIERRLNTKEEKVTVFEMKMILDVINQAFNQINLFLMAIASVSLLVAGVSILNIMLMSTIERTKEIGIMRAIGAQRIAVLRIFLLEALVLGLIGSLLGSILSVIAGYGINYLILKETKYVFQLSTIGYMALGFSVGIITSVLSGLYPAWKASRLEPIDALRFE, encoded by the coding sequence ATGTATTTCGAGCTTGCAAAGAGAAACTTGCAAAGAGCAAAGATTAGAAGCATTCTCGCAGTGGTGGGGATTTTAATTGGAGTGATGGCAATCTCTGCAATAGGTATCTTTGGTGAGAGCCTGAAGTCTGCAGTTCTGGAAAACTTTGAAGATATTGCAAACGAACTGGTTGTAAGCCCAAACTACCAGAAAGGCTACCGATACATAGATGAGAAGGATATTGAGAAGATTAGGAAGATTCCTGAAGTTGAAAGTGCGATGGCAGTGAAGTCGGATTATCTGCTGGTGGTTCTTAAAGATGAAAAAACATACACAACTGTCTACGGCTTGAGAGAAGAAGAAGTAAAGACGCTATTCAGGGTTGAGAAGGGTGTTATAGATCTCAATAAGGGCTGCGTAGTTGGCAAATCTTTCGCAGAGCTCTATGAATTGAAGACGGGCTTCAAAATTCTTGTTAATGGTGTTGAGTTCAAGGTTGCTGGAATTCTCGAGGATGCGGGAATGCGATATGATATTAATCCAAATTTTGCGGTTATTTTGTCTGAGGGTAGTTTTGGAAAGGTATCCAGTGCGGGTTATTCCAGTGTTATAGTAAGAGCAAAGGAAATTGGAGCAGTTGGGAAGGTAAAGGAAGAAATTGAAAGGAGACTGAACACTAAGGAAGAAAAAGTTACCGTTTTTGAAATGAAAATGATTCTTGACGTAATAAATCAGGCTTTTAATCAGATAAATTTGTTCCTCATGGCGATTGCGAGTGTTTCATTGCTGGTTGCAGGTGTCAGTATACTCAACATTATGCTAATGTCAACGATCGAAAGAACCAAGGAGATAGGCATAATGAGGGCAATAGGTGCCCAGAGAATAGCAGTTCTTAGGATATTTCTGCTTGAAGCTCTCGTTCTGGGGCTCATAGGAAGCCTCTTGGGTTCGATTCTCAGCGTAATAGCAGGGTATGGAATAAACTATCTTATACTCAAGGAGACGAAATACGTCTTTCAGCTGTCAACAATTGGCTATATGGCTCTTGGGTTTAGTGTAGGTATAATTACTTCTGTGTTGAGCGGTCTCTATCCAGCTTGGAAGGCGAGTAGACTTGAGCCTATTGATGCGTTGAGGTTTGAATAG
- a CDS encoding HEPN domain-containing protein — protein sequence MFDEEEFKRWIKQAEQTLKSAERDKNAGDYSWACFKAHQSAEFAIKGLLYGLGIMAYGHSLKKLLETLSQRIKVPEEITRKAKILDRHYIPTRYPDAHVEGSPFEFYDEEDAEEALKSAEKILEFVKGVAYDSLRERD from the coding sequence ATGTTTGACGAAGAAGAGTTCAAGAGATGGATAAAGCAGGCGGAACAGACGCTTAAAAGTGCTGAAAGAGATAAAAATGCTGGAGATTATTCTTGGGCGTGTTTTAAAGCTCATCAGTCTGCAGAATTCGCAATTAAGGGCTTGCTTTATGGACTTGGAATAATGGCCTATGGTCACTCGCTCAAAAAGTTGCTCGAAACACTTTCCCAGCGAATTAAAGTTCCGGAGGAGATTACAAGGAAAGCAAAAATCCTTGACAGGCACTATATTCCAACAAGATATCCAGATGCCCACGTTGAAGGTTCTCCTTTTGAATTTTACGATGAAGAAGACGCAGAAGAGGCTTTAAAATCCGCTGAAAAAATTTTGGAATTCGTTAAAGGCGTTGCTTATGATTCCCTACGAGAAAGAGATTAG
- the trxB gene encoding thioredoxin-disulfide reductase — MFDVAIVGGGPAGLTAAIYCARYGLKTVFFETFDPVSQLSLAGRIENYPGFEGSGMELLDRMKEQALKAGAEGKVEKIEKIIKKGSNFVLIGENEYEARVVIIATGGKHREAGVEGEAKFIGKGVSYCATCDGNLFRGKRVIVYGSGKEAVSDAIYLHDLGCKVFLISRSPLRVEKALMDELEKRGIEVILNANMRKIEGDRRVEKVILFLRDKKEERTMDIDGVFIAIGMRPATDLVAELGVERDSLGYIKVDKEQKTNVAGVFAAGDCCSNPLKQVVTACGDGAVAAFSAYRYLREQSVDF; from the coding sequence ATGTTTGATGTTGCAATCGTTGGTGGTGGACCTGCAGGGCTAACAGCAGCCATTTACTGTGCAAGATATGGGCTGAAAACCGTCTTTTTCGAGACCTTTGATCCAGTTTCGCAACTTTCTCTGGCTGGAAGAATAGAAAATTATCCGGGATTTGAAGGTAGTGGTATGGAATTGCTCGATCGTATGAAAGAGCAGGCTTTAAAGGCCGGTGCGGAAGGCAAAGTGGAAAAGATCGAGAAAATCATAAAAAAAGGCAGTAATTTTGTTCTAATTGGTGAAAATGAATATGAGGCAAGAGTGGTGATAATAGCCACCGGTGGAAAGCATCGCGAGGCAGGGGTTGAGGGTGAGGCTAAGTTTATAGGAAAAGGTGTTAGCTACTGCGCAACTTGTGACGGAAATTTATTCAGGGGGAAGAGGGTCATAGTCTATGGAAGTGGTAAGGAGGCGGTTAGCGATGCGATATATTTGCATGATCTTGGTTGCAAAGTTTTTCTAATCTCAAGATCTCCTTTGAGGGTCGAGAAGGCTCTGATGGATGAGCTTGAAAAAAGAGGTATTGAAGTGATTCTGAATGCAAATATGAGAAAAATTGAAGGTGATAGAAGGGTCGAAAAAGTAATTTTATTTTTGAGAGACAAAAAAGAGGAGCGAACAATGGATATTGATGGCGTTTTCATTGCAATTGGTATGCGACCTGCAACAGATCTTGTAGCAGAGCTTGGAGTAGAGCGAGATTCATTGGGCTATATTAAGGTTGATAAAGAGCAAAAGACAAATGTTGCTGGAGTTTTTGCTGCTGGTGACTGCTGTAGCAACCCCCTAAAACAGGTGGTCACCGCTTGCGGTGATGGAGCGGTTGCAGCATTCTCAGCTTATAGATATCTTAGAGAGCAATCTGTCGATTTTTAG